In Juglans microcarpa x Juglans regia isolate MS1-56 chromosome 1S, Jm3101_v1.0, whole genome shotgun sequence, the genomic stretch TagcttttttagatttttggttGTAATCTTGAGGATGTATTATATTTATCCAAttacttattacttataaaaaaaaaaattatccaattacttactatttataataGAAACTTGATTTATTTCACCTAACCTTTATGATGACTAGCTTTGGTGTCAAAATCTGTCTTTTAACTTTTCTATATAGGAAGCTTTTTTTCATGTTGGAAATGCAAGCACAATCCTAATATAcgtactatttttttcttttaacagcCCAGAGGGAATTGAAACTCTTTGTTCGGATATGGAAGTAGATCATACTGATGTGAGGATCTTGATGCTTGCCTGGTAAACTTTTTATAGAGTTATTGTATATTTCTGTTCTTATATTTCATCCTCTAGcccatttattaaaattgatggCTACATGTTTCAGGAAAATGAAAGCGGAAAAACAGGGATATTTTATCCTGGTAAGGATATTTTATTTACAGCATTTCcctttctgttcttttttttttttttttatcttttttttattacattgtTACATGAACATAAtagaaaattattgttttcaatactctttgaaaatttttatatacttGTCAACATCACCATAGATCATCGAAAAGCATCtagtaatttttataaaaagctcAAAACATCACCTAGTGGACAAGCAATATATTTCAAGCATGCGCAAGTAAACTAATACTAACACTAACACAAACTAATACATCACCATGAAGAAATGTAGTGCATTCTTCTTCTTACTCCTGTTCAATTCTTCGTGTTTTTCATACTCTAGACACCATGTTGCGTGTTTATTAcgttcattcatatattgagaTGATGCTACTTATTTTACAGGAAGAGTGGCGAAGAGGCCTTAAAGCACTGAGGGCTGacactataaataaattaaaaaaggcaCTCCCAGAGCTGGAGAAAGAGGTAAAATATCTGAACTAGTTTTCTTTCAGATACTaactaaaaaaagaagttttctTTCTGCAAACTGCAAACTTACCAGCAATTAGATATGTTTATAACATGCATAAAATGCTATGAGGCTACTGATGATGTTAACGAAAAAAAGGTTGCAAGTGTactaatttttccatttttcaaatattccCTGAGAAGGTTAAGAGGCCATCGACCTTTATGGATTTCTATTCCTATGCATTTCGATATTGTTTAACAGGTACAATTTTTTggcttcatttcattcaatcttgaaacatatatatagatttttatttcataatagtTTCCTACTTCTACTTTCAACCACCTGTTATTTATTCTGCCAGAGGAGAAACAAAAGAGCATAGATATAGAGAGCATATGCGAATTATTGGATCTTGTTTTAGGCTCCCAATTTCACGCACAGGTCGACTTGTTTATTCAGTATTTAAAGGTGAGTGATGCCTAAGTTGAAGtatttcctcttttcttttttttggtcattttttcaCAGTTATAGTTGTTCGgttatgttatttattgatTGTCGTGATTGATAGATCTGCAGCCCTCTTGTATAGTTGTGAGGGAAGGTTTCACTTCAATGTAAGCTGCTAGATATGTATAGTTCCAGCTTCACTCTAGTTTTCCAGCTTAATGATACACTGCTTGGCATTGTTATACCAATGAACTCTGCCATATTCCATGAAAATCAGAATTGATTTGCTGACTTGTTTCGCTTTTCTGCTGAGACTGCGGAGATCTATCTTACCTCTTGTAAGAAGTATGATGTGGTTACAAACAGATTGGTTTGATAGGCTTAGACTAGAAAGCAAACATCCTCTTTATAAGTGATGCTAATATTTTGTAATGCTTGATCATACATAACcttctcctctttctctctcatatgCAAACTATTAGAGGATATGGTTGTAATTAGTGTAACTTACGAGGGTATAATTGTCATTTGTACATAGTATATCTATGCTTTTgaacatcaatgaataacaagtagtattctctctctatgttcaactacatggtatcagagagttGAGTAGTTGGTTGGTGGTGATTGTGCAATGAAACTAGTGGTGGTTAGTGTGGTATCACCATCATTGTCTGTGGTGGTTAGTGTGATTTTTCGTTTTTCCTCTTCGTCATTGGCGGCCGAcagcttttttattttcaaggtATTTCCGGTGACTTCAGGTGTCGTCTCCGGTATTGGGCACTAGAATCAAGCTCGCCAGCGTTGCCTGTGCACTTCAATGAGTTTCCTGTCGTCATCGGTTGCCAGAAGGTCTATTTATCGCCGACGACGTCGAAGTCGCGGGGTGTTTGTTTGCAGGTCTCAACTATCCAATCCTCGACTACGTATCCCCCCCAACCTGGAGTAAAAGCTTATTCGTATCCGGAATAACACCCGTTTGGTAACAAGAATACGGTAAACCCAACTTCGCTTATCCTCGTTTAGGATAACTTATTCCCGTTTAAAGTCAGTTTTGAAGCCGATACTAGCAATACCCGAAACATACCTAATACAGACCGATATAATCCGATACAAGCCGGTTCAGTCCCGATACATCCCAGTTTAGACCCGATACAGGCTGATTCTGAGTCGATACGTGCTTGTTTTGACCCATACAGGCTGATTCCACGATTCCACCTAATACAGACCCGAAATTTGGGTTCTTAAGCTAGGTTTCTACTTTTCCAGATTGTATTTCTCGGTTTTTCatccatatttcatattttgtgtGGATTCTTTGTCTCCAAGTTGAATTGTTGTGATACTTTTCTCCATGGCAACTAAATTTGAGTTACTGTCTCTTGCACCAAACTTTAACATGTCTATGATTTCGGTGAAGTTGAATGTAAAAAACTATATCTTGTGGTCAAAATCTGTTGAAATGTTTTTGAAAGGCAATGGTCTTCTTCGTACCCATTTGGTTGATCCAATGTCTTATTCAACTAGTTCTACATTTGCTCAGTGGGAGCAAGAAGATGCTCAAATCTTGTTCTTGATGTTGATCAATATTGAACCTAATATTTGCACTAGTTTAATACATTTTTGATACCGCTCAAGAGGTATGGAGGCATCTTAAA encodes the following:
- the LOC121246511 gene encoding DCN1-like protein 4 — its product is MRRSASRKTGQPNSTSSANSLPTDIFRSASSKATSKELERIDNLFHSYANRSSGMIDPEGIETLCSDMEVDHTDVRILMLAWKMKAEKQGYFILEEWRRGLKALRADTINKLKKALPELEKEVKRPSTFMDFYSYAFRYCLTEEKQKSIDIESICELLDLVLGSQFHAQVDLFIQYLKTQNDYKVINMDQWMGFYRFCNEISFPDLSNYDPNLAWPLILDNFVEWLEAKQS